In one Sphingomonas hankookensis genomic region, the following are encoded:
- a CDS encoding MTH938/NDUFAF3 family protein: MKLDRVRTGAGPVVSGLTAAGFRVDDGIYPALLMTPQRADLWEPPAFDALDADALAAVLAMQPEFLLLGTGATLRQPPRALVRQLDAMGLGIEAMDSRAAARAWGVLRDEGRQIAAAFYPL; this comes from the coding sequence GTGAAGCTCGACCGGGTCCGCACGGGCGCCGGCCCGGTCGTATCGGGCCTGACCGCCGCCGGGTTTCGGGTGGATGACGGCATCTACCCGGCGCTGCTGATGACGCCGCAGCGTGCCGATCTGTGGGAGCCGCCGGCGTTCGACGCGCTCGACGCCGATGCATTGGCTGCGGTGCTGGCGATGCAGCCGGAGTTCCTGCTGCTCGGCACCGGCGCGACGCTGCGCCAGCCGCCGCGCGCGCTGGTCCGGCAACTCGACGCGATGGGGCTGGGGATCGAGGCGATGGACAGCCGCGCCGCCGCCCGCGCCTGGGGCGTGCTGCGCGACGAGGGGCGGCAGATCGCGGCGGCGTTCTACCCGCTTTGA
- the secF gene encoding protein translocase subunit SecF, protein MRLIKLVPDNTNIRFVAVRKIAFTVTLILSILAVGLVFVRGLNFGVDFMGGVAIEEKFATPPAIDKVRASIERLGVGEPAIQQFGDPTIVSIRLPVPEGDSGATDRLVERVKATLAAEFPGATFSNYSTVSGKVSDELVTNGILAVVLAIVGIAIFSWFRYEWQFGVSTAVAIVHDVLMTLGFFALFREQFAFDLTIVAAVLTIIGYSINDKMVIDDRIRENMRKYRKMEMRELIDLSVNETLPRTVMTSLTILLALTALIVFGGHVLRGFTAAMILGVIVGTYSSIYVSSSLLITLGLKPGAPVGEGTVKEPVPQKTTR, encoded by the coding sequence ATGCGTCTCATCAAGCTGGTACCCGACAATACCAACATCCGCTTCGTCGCGGTGCGCAAGATCGCGTTCACCGTGACACTGATCCTCAGCATCCTGGCGGTCGGGCTGGTGTTCGTTCGCGGCCTCAACTTCGGCGTCGACTTCATGGGCGGCGTCGCCATCGAGGAAAAGTTCGCCACGCCGCCCGCGATCGACAAGGTCCGGGCGAGCATCGAGCGGCTGGGCGTCGGCGAACCCGCGATCCAGCAATTCGGCGATCCGACGATCGTGTCGATCCGCCTGCCGGTGCCCGAAGGCGATTCGGGCGCGACCGACCGCCTGGTCGAGCGGGTGAAGGCGACGCTGGCCGCCGAATTCCCCGGTGCGACCTTCAGCAACTATTCGACCGTGTCGGGCAAGGTGTCGGACGAGCTGGTCACCAACGGCATCCTCGCGGTCGTGCTGGCGATCGTCGGCATCGCGATCTTTTCGTGGTTCCGCTACGAATGGCAGTTCGGCGTGTCGACCGCGGTCGCCATCGTCCACGACGTGCTGATGACGCTGGGCTTCTTCGCGCTGTTCCGCGAACAGTTTGCGTTCGACCTGACCATCGTCGCCGCGGTGCTGACCATCATCGGCTATTCGATCAACGACAAGATGGTGATCGACGACCGTATCCGCGAAAACATGCGGAAGTATCGCAAGATGGAGATGCGCGAGCTGATCGACCTGTCGGTCAACGAAACGCTGCCGCGCACCGTCATGACCTCGTTGACCATCCTACTGGCGCTCACCGCGCTGATCGTGTTCGGCGGTCATGTGCTGCGCGGCTTCACCGCCGCGATGATCCTGGGCGTGATCGTCGGCACCTATTCGTCGATCTACGTGTCGTCGTCGCTGCTGATCACGCTGGGTCTCAAGCCCGGCGCGCCGGTGGGTGAGGGGACGGTCAAGGAACCCGTGCCGCAGAAGACGACGCGGTGA
- the thpR gene encoding RNA 2',3'-cyclic phosphodiesterase, with protein MRRKLLDIMDGVDGARWQDEDQLHVTLRYIGEVERPMAEDIATALQAVHAPALDLALSGVGRFDTGSRGRALWAGVTPQDAVAALHCKVDHALVRLGLPLEGRAFLPHITLARLNRGSGPVDAFLAEQGGLRSPPMRFDHLVLYESHLAPDGAWYEPVVRYPLSSPLPRT; from the coding sequence ATGCGCCGGAAATTGCTCGACATCATGGACGGCGTCGACGGCGCGCGGTGGCAGGACGAGGATCAGCTCCACGTCACGCTCCGCTATATCGGCGAGGTCGAGCGGCCGATGGCGGAGGATATCGCCACCGCGTTGCAGGCGGTCCACGCCCCCGCGCTCGACCTGGCGCTGTCCGGAGTCGGGCGGTTCGATACCGGCTCGCGGGGTCGGGCGCTCTGGGCCGGCGTCACCCCGCAGGACGCGGTCGCGGCGCTGCATTGCAAGGTCGACCATGCCCTCGTCCGCCTGGGGCTACCGCTCGAGGGGCGAGCGTTCCTGCCGCACATCACGCTCGCCCGACTCAATCGCGGGTCGGGACCGGTCGATGCGTTCCTTGCCGAACAGGGCGGGCTGCGGTCGCCACCGATGCGCTTCGACCATCTGGTCCTGTACGAAAGCCACCTGGCCCCGGACGGCGCATGGTATGAACCCGTCGTCCGCTATCCGCTGTCGTCACCCCTGCCCCGAACCTGA
- a CDS encoding glycosyltransferase, translating into MLRVLTLATLFPDAVRPNFGVFVERQTLGLAALDDVAVHVVAPLGLPPFPLALHPTYRALSRLPEREGWKGLPVDRPRFLNLPATQGRFHVAALVRRLGPHLTRLRDTFPFDVIDAEFFFPDGPAAVELGRHFGVPVSIKARGADIHHWGHAPATAAQVRAAGRAADGLLAVSQSMADDIAAAGIDRPVRVHRTGIDRSRFGTIDRATARERLGITGPLVVSLGALIPRKGHRIVLEAVAALPGVGLWIVGGGPDQAALAARIAELGIADRVRLCGAMPHGDLPDLLAAADVMALASSSEGLANAWVEALASGTPIVIPDAGAAREVVTAPAAGRIVARDASAFAQGIAAILSQPVDRQATQTVVEAFSWERNALELCEHLLGLVAARR; encoded by the coding sequence ATGTTACGCGTCCTGACCCTCGCCACCCTGTTCCCCGATGCGGTACGGCCCAATTTCGGCGTGTTCGTCGAACGGCAGACGCTGGGGCTGGCAGCGCTCGACGATGTGGCGGTCCATGTCGTCGCCCCGCTGGGCCTGCCACCCTTCCCGCTCGCGCTCCACCCGACCTATCGCGCGCTCTCGCGGTTGCCGGAACGGGAGGGTTGGAAAGGATTGCCCGTCGACCGGCCACGCTTCCTCAACCTGCCCGCGACACAGGGGCGGTTTCATGTCGCGGCGCTGGTCCGGCGACTTGGTCCCCATCTGACGCGACTGCGCGATACCTTTCCGTTCGACGTCATCGACGCGGAATTCTTCTTCCCCGACGGCCCCGCCGCCGTCGAACTGGGCCGGCACTTCGGCGTGCCGGTATCGATCAAGGCACGCGGGGCGGATATCCATCACTGGGGCCATGCACCGGCCACCGCCGCGCAGGTCCGCGCCGCGGGACGAGCCGCCGATGGGCTGCTGGCGGTGTCGCAATCGATGGCCGACGACATCGCCGCCGCCGGGATCGACCGGCCGGTGCGCGTCCATCGCACCGGGATCGACCGCAGCCGCTTCGGCACGATCGACCGCGCCACCGCCCGTGAGCGGCTGGGCATCACCGGACCGCTGGTCGTGTCGCTGGGCGCGCTGATCCCGCGCAAGGGGCATCGCATCGTGCTGGAGGCGGTGGCGGCGCTGCCGGGCGTCGGGCTGTGGATCGTCGGCGGCGGGCCGGATCAGGCGGCGCTGGCGGCGCGGATTGCGGAACTGGGCATCGCCGATCGGGTCCGGCTGTGCGGGGCGATGCCGCATGGCGACCTGCCCGACCTGCTGGCGGCGGCCGATGTGATGGCGCTGGCGTCGTCGTCGGAAGGGCTGGCGAATGCCTGGGTCGAGGCGCTGGCCAGCGGCACGCCGATCGTCATTCCCGATGCCGGCGCCGCGCGGGAGGTCGTGACGGCGCCCGCCGCCGGACGAATCGTGGCGCGCGACGCGAGCGCCTTTGCGCAGGGGATCGCGGCGATCCTGTCGCAGCCGGTCGACCGCCAGGCGACGCAGACGGTGGTCGAGGCGTTTAGCTGGGAGCGCAACGCGCTGGAACTGTGCGAGCATTTGCTGGGGTTGGTGGCAGCTCGGCGGTGA
- a CDS encoding Bax inhibitor-1/YccA family protein, with amino-acid sequence MANWSDPRTTAAPITRNRTTDMARDAGLRSYMLSVYNYMASGVLLTGIVALLFSWGGDTSPAAAVFYQPGLLKYLIIFSPLIFVMVLGFGINRLSTGAAQGLFWAFAAIMGLSMSTIFLRYTGPSIALTFFATATAFLSLSLYGYTTKRDLTGFGTFLIMGVVGLIVASLLNLFFQSGMFSLVISAVGVLLFAGLTAFDTQRIKAMYFQVAGTDFAGKAVIMGALSLYLDFVNMFQFLLSFLGNRD; translated from the coding sequence ATGGCGAACTGGTCCGATCCCCGGACGACGGCCGCACCGATTACCCGTAACCGTACCACCGACATGGCGCGGGATGCGGGGCTGCGGTCCTACATGCTCTCGGTGTACAACTACATGGCTTCGGGCGTGCTGTTGACCGGCATCGTCGCGCTGTTGTTCTCGTGGGGTGGTGACACCTCGCCGGCGGCGGCCGTGTTCTACCAGCCGGGGCTGCTCAAATACCTCATCATCTTCTCGCCCCTGATCTTCGTGATGGTGCTGGGCTTCGGCATCAACCGCCTGTCGACCGGCGCGGCGCAGGGGCTGTTCTGGGCGTTCGCGGCGATCATGGGTCTGTCGATGTCGACGATCTTCCTGCGCTATACCGGGCCGTCGATCGCGCTGACCTTCTTCGCGACCGCCACCGCGTTCCTGTCGCTCAGCCTCTATGGCTACACGACCAAGCGTGACTTGACCGGGTTCGGCACGTTCCTGATCATGGGCGTCGTCGGCCTGATCGTGGCGTCGCTGCTGAACCTGTTCTTCCAGTCGGGCATGTTCAGCTTGGTCATCAGCGCGGTCGGCGTGCTGCTGTTCGCCGGTCTGACCGCCTTTGACACGCAGCGGATCAAGGCGATGTATTTCCAGGTCGCCGGCACCGATTTCGCGGGCAAGGCTGTCATCATGGGTGCCCTGTCGCTGTATCTCGACTTCGTGAACATGTTCCAGTTCCTGTTGTCGTTCCTCGGCAACCGCGACTGA
- a CDS encoding OsmC family protein yields MIRSASARYEGLGKDGKGHVSTQSGVLSDQQYGFNTRFEDGKGTNPEELIAAAHASCFTMALSFALAGAGFTDGTLETTAKVTLDKDGDGFKVSKSALTLTANVPGIDQAKFEEIAAGAKAGCPISKLLNAEITLEHTLTA; encoded by the coding sequence ATGATCCGCAGTGCATCCGCCCGCTACGAAGGTCTCGGCAAGGACGGCAAGGGCCACGTATCGACCCAGTCGGGCGTGCTGTCCGACCAGCAATATGGCTTCAACACCCGTTTCGAGGACGGCAAGGGCACCAACCCCGAGGAGCTTATCGCCGCCGCCCATGCCAGCTGCTTCACCATGGCGCTGAGCTTCGCGCTGGCCGGCGCGGGCTTCACCGACGGCACGCTGGAGACGACCGCCAAGGTCACGCTCGACAAGGATGGCGACGGGTTCAAGGTCAGCAAGTCGGCGCTGACGCTGACCGCCAACGTGCCGGGCATCGATCAGGCGAAGTTCGAGGAGATCGCGGCGGGTGCCAAGGCCGGCTGCCCGATTTCGAAGCTGCTCAATGCCGAGATCACGCTGGAGCATACTCTGACGGCATGA
- a CDS encoding GNAT family acetyltransferase codes for MGGQHLHRPVIDDATPDDAAAVVALWHACALTRPWNDPAADFARALAGESSTILVARHDGIPVGSVMVGQDGHRGWVYYLAVRPALQGQGIGTALFHAAEHWLCARSVPKVQLMVREDNAGALAFYRRLGLERQAVVVLGRFLGDAT; via the coding sequence ATGGGCGGGCAGCACCTGCATCGCCCGGTGATCGACGACGCGACGCCGGACGATGCCGCAGCGGTCGTCGCGCTGTGGCACGCCTGCGCCCTGACCCGGCCGTGGAACGATCCTGCCGCCGATTTCGCGCGGGCGCTTGCGGGGGAAAGCTCGACCATCCTCGTCGCCCGGCACGACGGGATACCGGTCGGCAGCGTGATGGTCGGGCAGGACGGGCATCGCGGCTGGGTCTATTATCTGGCGGTCCGACCGGCGTTGCAGGGGCAGGGGATCGGCACCGCGCTGTTCCACGCGGCCGAACATTGGCTGTGCGCCCGATCGGTCCCCAAGGTCCAGTTGATGGTGCGTGAGGACAATGCGGGGGCGCTGGCATTTTACCGGCGGCTGGGGCTCGAGCGGCAGGCGGTGGTCGTGCTCGGTCGATTTCTAGGCGATGCGA
- a CDS encoding glycine zipper 2TM domain-containing protein — protein sequence MRNIMMALAAASLLAPVGPTFSKHGISVGKTEAEAQRRYKYREWRGRDGRRYCRRENGTTGLVVGGVAGALVGRTIDTRGDRTLGTLLGAGAGALAGREIERSGSRGRCR from the coding sequence ATGCGCAACATCATGATGGCGCTCGCCGCTGCCTCGCTGCTGGCTCCGGTCGGCCCGACCTTCTCGAAGCACGGCATTTCGGTCGGCAAGACCGAAGCGGAGGCACAGCGTCGCTACAAGTATCGCGAATGGCGCGGTCGTGACGGTCGTCGCTATTGCCGCCGTGAGAACGGCACCACCGGTCTGGTCGTCGGCGGCGTCGCCGGCGCGCTGGTCGGTCGCACGATCGACACCCGCGGCGACCGTACGCTCGGCACGCTGCTCGGCGCCGGCGCGGGCGCGCTGGCCGGTCGCGAGATCGAGCGCAGCGGCAGCCGTGGCCGTTGCCGTTGA